CCATGATCCCTTTATAACCGTTAGCATTGTGCAGATTCTATACATTTACAACAGTTCACCTACAGTAGCATGTGCTGTTGGGCTAAAATCATCTTTATAAAGCAAATGAGTAGTTAAAGATACATATCACGGTTTTCCATCAGCATTTAGTACTCTTCGGctctttccctctctctctctctctttatctgtCTTTAGTTGTTAGCTTCTCGATGAGTTCTTGAAGTGGTGCCAACTCCTTGCGATCCATCAAATTAAACTCCTAAAAAACAGAAGAACTCGCATCATCAAATGTTGTtacttttaagaaaaaaagttcaTATAGCTCTATGAccaaaatgtgtattttaataGTTGGAACACAGTTGAAGATGATAAGCACCTGGACGAAGAAGATGAAGTGTTTGAATGATGTGTTGAGGTGGGCTTCTTCCTGTAACTGCATGACTGCGTCAAAGTGTTGATGATAAATATGAGCGTAAACTCTGAACAGGCGCTTCAGAATGGTCTTGGCCACCGACATGAAGTTCTTCCGGAAAGGAACGCCTGCAGAGATGAGCCATTGATAGAGTAACAGAAAATATTGGAGTTAATACTTTATAAGCATTTGGGTATATGCCACATCGTGAGGTTGTGATGTCACTGAGTACCTATTTTAGAAGGAAACAGAGTCTCGTCATCAAGTTGATCTTGAACCCACGTCATCAAATAATCAATGTACTTGGGAGCCGAGCACTTGATAGGCTTCTTAATGTTGGTCCCGTCCGCCCAGTGATACTCGTATCTAAACAGAAAGAGATTAGTGAAGTGCAGAAGAAGAGAGATGAATTTGCTGACACTACGTCTAGTCTTGCTTACTTGGGTCCAGCTGACATGACCGGGCAGCTGCTCTCTGAGCAGAAATCTGTGATGGTGCCGTACAGCATGTTTATCTGGTTGAAGAAATCCACCGCTGCAAAAACAGAGAGATCATATCAGGAAAAACTTtaacttttcattttttataatgaaaatatacataaatcaAGACTATATAGTGCAactttctttcttctttctcttattttcttcctttcttcctttcctccttccttcctttctttcatccttccttccttccttccttccctcCCTTTCCTTtcatccttccttccttcctttcctCCCTTTCCTTtcatccttccttccttccttccttccttcctttcctCCCATTcatttccttccttccttcctttcctCCCATTcatttccttccttccttccttccttccttccttcctttcctCCCATTcatttccttccttccttccttccttccttccttcctttcctCCCATTCATTTCCTTCCTTCATTCCTTCCTTCCTCCTTTTTTCTGCCTACCTTTCCTCCTTCCTTCCTtcattccttccttccttccttcattCCTTCCTTCATTCCTTTCCTCCCATTcatttccttccttccttcgtTTCCTCCCATTcatttccttccttccttccttccttcctttcctCCCATTcatttccttccttccttcattccttccttccttccttccttcctttcctCTCATTcatttccttccttccttccttcctttcctCCCATTcatttccttccttccttccttccttcctttcctCCCATTCATTTCCTTCCTCCCATTCATTTCCTTCCTCCCATTCATTTCCTTCCTCCGATTCATTTCCTTCCTCCCATTCATTTCCTTCCTTTCCTCTCATTCATTTCCTTCCTTTCCTCTCATTCATTTCCTTCCTCCCATTcatttccttccttccttccttccttcctttcctCCCATTCATTTCCTTCCATTCATTTCCTTCCTCCCATTCATTTCCTTCCTCCCATTCATTTCCTTCCTCCCATTCATTTCCTTCCTCCCATTCATTTCCTTCCTCCCATTCATTTCCTTCCTCCCATTCATTTCCTTCCTCCCATTcatttccttccttccttcctcccattcatttccttccttccttccttcctcccATTcacttccttccttccttcctcccATTCACTTCCTTCCTCCCATTcacttccttccttccttccttccttccttccttcattcattcattcattcattcattcattcattcattcattcattcattcatttccttccttccttccttccttcatttccttccttccttccttccttcattTCCTTCATTTCCTTCCTTCATTCATTTCCTTCATTTCCTTCCTTCATTCATTCCTTCATTcatttccttccttccttcattcattcatttccttccttccttccttcctttcttcatttctttcctCCTTCCCTCTTTTTTCCTTTTCTAACTTTCTTCCTTTCCTCCCTGTTTTTCTTTCCCATCTTTCCCTATTTCTCCCTTAAATTCtctcttcctttctttcttttttactttCTTTTCTTCTTTATCGTTTCCTTACTTATTTCCTTTCTTCTTTCATCCATTCTCAAGTTCGTCCTTTCTTCCTTATCTTTCCTTTCCTTCCTTTTTtcttaattcatttattttattgtttaccTTTCCTCATTTCTCACTTTCTTCCTTATCTTTCCATATTTTCCTTATCTTATCTTTCCTTTCCTTCCTTTTTTCTTACTTCATTTCTTTTATTCTTTacttttcttccttccttccttctatCTTTCCTTCTTTTCTTCATGCTttctatttttttgtttctctttctttttaTCTCCCATTCATTCTCGCTCTACCTCTCTCTCTTTGTTAATGTCATGCCAACTTCTATGGCTATGTTTATGGCGAGAATAAGGTGTAGTTattaaaaccaaaacaaaaatgtttgggattatttatttttttctcaaattaAAAAAAGTACAATTATTATTTCCTTAAAACTAAATTTAGACAGACttgattaaatatctttaaaGTTACAGTACTCAACTCTACACTCCTTAGTGACTGCTTACTTATTACTTCTACGTGAATAAAAAATCCTCTTAGGTGTTACCAAAACCCagtgagctgtctacagaggaAAGATTTTAAGGCAGGGCATCTCAAACCTGTCATGCACATTTTGTCTTCCTCATCTGACTCACCTTTTCAActcatcagctcattagtagagacgaCAAGACCTGAATCAGGTGTGTCAGACGAGAGGAAACATATACAAAGGTTTGAGAGGCCCTGTTTTAGGGCACTGGGGGAGGTGTGTAAGTAATTCTGAAATGGACAAAAGGTCCACTGGGACTGACTGGGTGATTGGTAGGTGGGTCTGGCCCGGTGTGATCAATAGGTCAAGGGTCAAAGTTGTTAAGAAGAAAATGAGAAaagcatacaaacacacaaagggAGAAAAAACAGAACAATCTACACTACAGTAACAGTACAGTATGTGCTATTAATCAAGATGCATTAATAAAATATGACATCACTCGTGGTCCTTACTGTTAACAGCAACCCATTCATTAAGATCTTCTCCATCAGGAAGCATGACAGCCATACGGAGGTTCCCGCTGCCCAGCGTAGCTTCGGCATGTTTGAGCAGCTCATACTGGTGTGAACCTTCTGGAATGTTCTTCTTCGGCTTAAACGTCTTTGATGAACGATTCCCACTGGATGAGATGGAGAATAACAAACAATTGGCAAATTATAAAAGTGCATATGAACTAATGCTATCAGTAGCAAATCAGTACTGCATAAGGACTTGTGTTATAACATTACACCGTTTACATCGAAACGCAAATCTAAAGATACAAAAATCAGGTTCATCCAGTTTTAATCAAACGCACATTCCAATCAACATTTCTTAAAATGCAAACCATAACATAACTAGAAAATAAGACAATGTAATGACATCACATGTCTTGTAGTTCTGATGGACTTCTCTAAATTTCAGGCGTCCAATGATCCATCACGAGAACTTAATGTTTTGAAACAGTCGTGACACATTCTCAGCTGATCTGTGTAAACCAGCTTCCCTGTCATCATCATGTCTGCTCATAATTTCACTTAGTAAATTCAATTTAAGAcatctaaaaacaaacaaatgtgaaCCCATTAGATTACCGGATCAGATTAAGTAATGTTCTGCTTTACAGAGTTTCCCAACTCACTTCCTTTTAGTGAAGATGTAAACATATAATTACCAAGAAAAGCAAATACAACCACCCTTCCCCAGTTCCCCTTCAAAATGATAAGACTAAAGCAAGTTCGTTTAGTTgagttaaataatgttttttatatataatcaGACATACAACTGTCTTTATACAATCCTAAAAAGGTCTCTAGGACATATGCACGATCATCTTTAttgttttacattaaaatagGATTGCACTTCATGCATTTTGGTAAAGGCACACGAAGGCACAGATTCCCAGGAAAGCATTTATAGAGACACACAATGCAACTCTGATACAAAGTGACAAGGCACGCGGCGTGTTTCTGAACACACTCAGCCCAGCATGAACGATAAACAACCAGTCGTTACATAAGAGCTACCCAGTTTCCAACAAAACACATCACAAACCAGGATAAATGTGAATCTGAATCGGGTAAACAAAGATGCCCGACCACGAAAGTATTAGCCGTGTGCAAATTCAGACACATTTAATGATAATTAAAGTCAATCTGATCCAAACAACTCAATGAGCTCTTTAGCGAAACTATACAAACCGGTGTGAGTCGATCAATTACATAGTTAAACTCACAATAAGAAGCTCATCTTCTCCGGTCCGGTTCAGAGTTCTGCTGCTGGTCTGGGTCCGAGGTTTCGGTTCGTGAATGTAACGCAGTTCAGCCACCTGGCAACAAAACTTCGCACAGCAGCTGTGGATCCTTTAATCTTGTTTGTAGATTTATAAACCATGTGATATTGCTATATAATGCGCAAGTGTTCTGGGTGAAGCCGGGTTTATGATTTACATATCTGCACTCTGAGGGCAAACTGATAATCTCGCGATTGTTCGTGGCGCTGACGTCAGCCTGTTTCAGACCAGTCTACAAAATAATTTCTGGGTTGATCTAAGTTCGTTTATTTTTAGGTCGACAGATGTAAACCACTCCTCGGTTCCCAGAGTTTTTTTCTCGGTTGAAAACCCTGATCATTTTGCTCCTAAATATGTTGACAACTTAAATAATTCTCAGTTGTGTCttctattattttttttattttttttggggggggtgtttaaaaatgttattttacgccttaaataaaaaatatttttaaataaagtattttttgttactttatgAAGGTTTCttcaaagatttaatttaacttGTGCTAATTGAAATCTAATTTTTCTTAGGGTTTCTTTCCTAAATTTTTGTagcattttattataaaatattataatatattttacatgttttatctgtttatatttgcatttatatttgttttaaataaaattctaATTGCGCAAATGCTGTGTCTGTTGATGCACCTGAAGCACCAATGTGTGCAGTGACGCATTATTGGCTCCGCCTACAATGCAACGCAGACAAGGGAACCTCAAACAAGACAACAGGAGCAAATGCTCTACTACGTTAAACTGACATAATAGACAAGATTATACTATTCTGAAGACACGGAGTTAAAGATCCTGTAATAACACAGATTTTTCCAAGCGGAGGAACCCCGACAACAATCTTCAGAGGtttgaatattattttaatgtgttgCGGCTTTCTGCCATTATAATGCCCTATAGAACAGCGCCGTCTAATAAATAAACCAGCCCGTGTTTCATTCTAATTTTTTAACCAGTTAAACATCAACTACCGCATCTTTACGTCGTATTAAGTGGCggttttttgataacttttttgcgCTATTGTTTATTTGGCTGATATTACAGTCAACTGTACTTCACAGCCAGTGTCCGTGTCGGGAAAAGGCGACAGCTACAGGCCGCCGGTGGTACTGCACCTGCCGGGAGTTGTAAGTGAGACATTGGGAGTCTGAATTATTTAACGGTGGAAAATGAGCTCCGAGGAGGCGGCAGCTCCAACAAAAACGGGAACAGATGACGATGGCATGTCCTGGTGGTACCGGTGGATCTGCAAAATATCTGGTGTGCTGGGTGGCATATGTAAGTATCTAAATATGTGCCATAACTGTGACAGGTGTATCATTGTGTGATGGTATCTGAAACCTTTCCAAGTGCTGATACCCATTTACACTTAACATAATCAATAATTTCTTTCAACAAAGACTACTTTGATCAAGAAACTCACACTAAGGTGCTGTATTCAATTGTGAAGGTCTATTACAGAGACTTTTCATTTCAGAACTGTCATGGTAACACAGGTGTCATAGCAACAGCAACTTTTTCTTCTCATCCCTTGTTCACGTCATCTTATTCCTTTGTCCTGTCGTGtcttttgttaaaaaattcaATGTCCTTGTTGTCCAAAAAGACCCCAAATTTAACATTATGATAGTCAAGAAGCaggttttatattttttgtctccAACCACTCACACAAGTCTTTTGTGAAGAGTTGCTTGGGCTATTGACTTCTTTGCTTAGAAGGAGGTCTGAGGATCAATAATACACTTTCTCAGTTTATGATACAGAATGATTTGACCTCAGGCAGATACTCTAATtaatagattacatacaaaggtTTCAGTGTGCATAAGACAAACATTTTCCTCCACTGCTGTGTGTGAGTGTTGTTTAAGCGTCAGCCAGCATCAATAGTTCTCTGTCCTCTACCAAAAATGCTGAGACATGGATGATAGATGCAGCTGTGCAGTCAAGCCCAACAAATGCTCCTGTTACTTCAGCTGCTCTGCACAGATTGTCTGTCATTTTTGGGGTTTTACTGTTGGCTCGATCTGTTAATGTAACAGCCACTCTGCACGAATGAGATATAAATCCTCTATTCAAACCATTTGTCCCAGTTTAAAGTGGAATAATAAAGTCCGATATTAAATCTGTTCTctgacaccacagaaaaatgtgatattaaaggtacagtgtgtaacttttaggggCATCTCTTGATAGTAATGCAATGTAATCTACATAACGATATTATCAGCGGTGTATttagaccttacaaaatgaattgtattgtttttattaccttagcattaaccgtttttatctacatacactgcgggtcccctaacatggaagtcgccattttgcaccATCGTGTTTAtacctaaacggacaaactgctttaTACAGCGCGTTtcgtcactacgttgtctccgGCAACAACATgcttgtcctgtggcggctaccgtagtttcTCTGTGCGTTTCAAATGATAGTGCTGAGCAGtaaactgagccattggttgcaacttgcaatctcaccactagatgccactaaaatctacacacagcacctttaaccACCAAGCCAAATTTGTATGATAAAAAAAACgacaaataaaataagttatacATTTCTTGGAAAAACAGGCAGGATTCTTGGATTCTCTGCTCTTGCGGGAAAACTGTCGGTCTCTCTGAACCTTCAAATACAGAGCAACCTGCATGGATGCTAGCGAttgttattcatttattattttaaataattatttaatgcaTTGGTAGATGCGAAAAGTACAAATTATGTACAaaatctctctttctgtctctcttatAGCATGTGCCACAATGGGAGTTTGGAATTGCGTGACGGTGAATCCCTTAAACATTGCAGCTGGAGTCTGGATGGTGTAAGGACATTATACTTTTTAGttatatatatactttatttagttttagtttatGTATGTTAGCATGAAAAGTGGTCCTTAAGCTGtgagtttaaaggggacatatcataaaaatctgactttttccatgtttaagtgctatagttgggtccccaatgcttctgtcaacctagaaaatgtgaaaaagatcaacccagtaactcagttttggtaaaccattctcttcaagcatgtgaaaaaatagctcattgaaatttgtctccccttgtgatgtcagaaggggatcttataataataataccgccccttaatctgctctatccaaccatggcactgccatttagtgcagagagagaacaaaataattgacagcacaattgagtttcaatatCAACGAATCACCATCATGGCggtcagtgtttgcatttcatcagctcatttgcatttaaaaggacacattgcttacacatacaaagtggcaatttaatgctacaataaatgatctgttgggttttttgagcttaaacttcacatacgtactctgaagacaccaaagatttattttacatctcaaaaaagtcttgtgaaatgtcttcTTAACTGATTTCTTCTTCAGGTTAACAGCATTTGTGCTGTTTCTCTGTGAGGTCCCCTTCTGCTGTCAGTTTATTGAGTTCGCAAACGCAGTGGCGGCGCGTGCAGACAGATTAAAGCCGTGGCAGAAAGCTCTCTTCTACTGCGGGTGAGCTCCAGTTTCCATAATTTCTTATCTAGTACCTAATTATCTCCTAAATTAAAACTGACCCAAACCTTTTTCCTCAGGATGgcactttttcctatttgtctGAAGTTAAACATTACCACTCTCTTCGGGAATGCCATCGCCTTTGCCACTGGAGTGCTGTATGGACTCGCATCCCTTGGAAAGAAGTAAGTGGGATATCTGGTCTTAAACCCATTTACATtcacgcttttatccaaagtgactctTATTCTGCactttttttaatcaatatGTCTGGGGTCTGCAACAAACGATCAAATCGATGATAATCTTTTATGTAATTCGATGTCAACATGCTCCCGCACCACGGTCAGACAGCTCAGATATGTACTAGCTTTATACAGCGCTACCTGTGCGCTTATAATTAAAGGCAGGTGCTGTTCcgtcatacattttttgttctttataactataataattaaaactcccaattaagtaaatatttaagtttttatctgattaatcgaaaaaataatcggccgattaatcgattatgaaaataacCATTAGTTGCAGCCCCAAATATGTCTACTTATTGGGTTTGAACACACAACCGTTGACACTATGCTCTACAAATTGAGCTACTTTTCTTAAAGCCAATCTCACTTACACTAATTGTAGCATTTAAACATTATGGGGTAGTTTTTTATGTTATGTCCGTCTTcatctgcactgcaaaaaattatttgcaagaaaaaaaattcttagtatttttgtcttgttttcagttaaaatatcaaaaaattcttaaattaagatgcttttttgttgagcaaaacgacccaagaaaataagtagtttttagaccaaaaatatcaaatttaattgattttgtgcataaaaccaGCCATACATCTgccatacatatattttttcgcttgttttatgcacaaaatcacttaaatttgatatttttgctgtgTGTTAATTATAAATGAGGTTTATTACTAAGTTCGAGAGAAGCATGGTCTAataatccaaccaatcagtgaGAAGAAGTCTCTGTATGTAGCTGTCCCTGGTCTCTGTCCTGTGTCAGTTTTTGCAACATCCCTCCTCCATCCCATCACCTCCATCTCAGCTGGTATCTATCCCAGTTAAGAAGCGGAAAATACTCTGGGCTCGAGAAAATGAGTTTAATTGCATGAAAACTCGTGAATTAATTTAACTACTATAGTTATTGATAAAACTCTTTTTCTCACTTTCAGAGGTGATGCGGTGAGCTACGCCCGGTTGCAGCACAATAAACAGGGTGATGAAGAGAAAGTTACAGGCACCACAGATGGTTCTGTGCCGTGAATCTCTTTCTTCACCTCCTCCTTTACTCCTCTACCTCCATTTCACCTCcctctctttgtgtgtgtgtatcctGACTGGAGTGACCATCACTTCATTGTTGGATTACAGATATACCATATGCTCTTTTGATCAGTGAAGTAATTGGGTTTTAGGTGAATATTTGATTTAAACTCTAATGCACAATTTAGTCTTTTTGTATTTattgaataataattttgtcTTGCATTATGAAAATCGTATCGGGTTGACCTTTgatttttaactttaaatgttttttgtgtttcaTTCGTGAGACAAAAAGTTGGAGaaattaatgcattaactatCGTCACCTGCCTCATATTTACATCAAACAACCTCAGCACCAGCACAGGGATTTCAAATTATGGCCATTGGGATTTtcccacaattctttgcgctGCAGATGATCACAAACAGAAGCATTTGTGACGTGTAAATCCGTTAATACACAGAATTATAAGTTTAAGCATGGTAAAACGTGTTTTAACAATTGCAGGGATAAAAAACTGAATCTGTGAGTGTTTATGTACCTCTGTTAACAGGCCTTTGCCCTAAATCCTGCGCTGCAGCATGATGTGTTTATCAATGCTGGAATGTATTTTTGCTACGCTGCTTTAAAATCTCACATTCATTGATTTTTGGCGGATGAGTATTTGTGTATAAGTGTGTACTGGTTGTTTCATATAAGAACTTGTAATTGTGAGTGATGGGTTAGATTTTAAGGTTGCCCGAAGTTTACTCTGCGTCTTCAGgaacttgtgtgtgtttctctAAAGTTGTTCATGTCTTGCCATCTAAAGAAGGGCTTTTTATCTAGAACAAAAAATAACTGGGATGCTTAATGATGCAGTGAtgacattttgcatgttttgtCAAAGACGGTTGTGCAGAAAATGATTGTCCTTCTCCACATCAAGAAgcatatatttaacatttattacaGTTCTGAAatcttaacagttttaaaaactaaaacGATTCTTTTTCAGGCAAACAAACTAAACTGAACCAGTCTGGTCCCAACACTGAACACTATGAAAGCCAtcattaaagtctgtgtaaagtccgatattaaatgtgttctgttagtcacaccacagaaaaaaatttgaatgattaaaaaacGCCACgtaaaaaagtaagttaataaaaatcttggaaaaatagGCCGGATTCTCTGTTCTCAAACGCTGGGAGCGTGTCCGCGGTCGGCGCCGAAGCCACGCCCACTCGCGGAAAAGTCCAAGGGCCTATGG
This sequence is a window from Misgurnus anguillicaudatus chromosome 9, ASM2758022v2, whole genome shotgun sequence. Protein-coding genes within it:
- the cacfd1 gene encoding calcium channel flower homolog encodes the protein MSSEEAAAPTKTGTDDDGMSWWYRWICKISGVLGGISCATMGVWNCVTVNPLNIAAGVWMVLTAFVLFLCEVPFCCQFIEFANAVAARADRLKPWQKALFYCGMALFPICLKLNITTLFGNAIAFATGVLYGLASLGKKGDAVSYARLQHNKQGDEEKVTGTTDGSVP
- the mob1bb gene encoding MOB kinase activator 1Bb, which produces MSFLFGNRSSKTFKPKKNIPEGSHQYELLKHAEATLGSGNLRMAVMLPDGEDLNEWVAVNTVDFFNQINMLYGTITDFCSESSCPVMSAGPKYEYHWADGTNIKKPIKCSAPKYIDYLMTWVQDQLDDETLFPSKIGVPFRKNFMSVAKTILKRLFRVYAHIYHQHFDAVMQLQEEAHLNTSFKHFIFFVQEFNLMDRKELAPLQELIEKLTTKDR